One window of the Pieris brassicae chromosome 2, ilPieBrab1.1, whole genome shotgun sequence genome contains the following:
- the LOC123720351 gene encoding uncharacterized protein LOC123720351, with protein sequence MRAIVAIFFLATCTNGLRETKNTKLLRDVTNCVKQNSFSKCVVAFGVWKAERALEPDVNEFIWIDYVNDTDEELYSRLCDGTERLLRYRPLTMDLGDRYTLNMKSSGNNLLNFDVIENKDTNTGRTSTKKMTKMFYQALPFLLLPGIVMSAILPFFLPTLKMATMATVMLNNMALVGAVLMLLRNNAFNDRNYPKKVIYLNAGYGYGYGRPKYDHLANAPSENLDEVVEPNHVTEYSTEVTHDTKDYHLVGVDPNTGISYPFNEEWLKNTQNSPTKVKNVQIIGEVPSITDWRKPNKWPPASNR encoded by the exons ATGCGAGCAATCGTCGCGATTTTCTTCCTCGCCACATGTACTAATGGCTTACGCGAAacgaaaaatacaaaactactTCGCGATGTTACAAATTGTGTTAAACAGAATAGCTTTTCAAAATGTGTTGTCGCATTCGGAGTATGGAAGGCGGAAAGGGCTCTCGAACCGGATGTAAATGAGTTTATTTGGATTGATTATGTTAACGATACTGATGAGGAACTATATTCAAGGTTGTGTGATGGTACGGAGAGGCTGTTACGGTATCGTCCATTAACTATGGATCTTGGTGATCGCTACACGCTGAACATGAAGTCTTCGGGAAATAACTTGCTTAATTTCGACGTCATAGAaa aTAAAGACACAAACACCGGACGGACAAGCACAAAAAAGATGACAAAGATGTTCTACCAAGCTTTGCCTTTCCTACTTCTCCCCGGAATAGTGATGTCTGCAATTCTACCATTTTTCTTGCCTACGCTTAAAATGGCTACCATGGCTACAGTAATGCTTAATAATATGGCGTTAGTCGGAGCTGTGCTCATGCTTCTAAGAAATAATGCCTTTAACGACCGTAATTATCCGAAAAAGGTAATTTATCTAAATGCTGGATATGGATACGGCTACGGTAGACCCAAATATGATCATTTGGCGAACGCACCATCAGAAAATTTAGATGAGGTAGTTGAACCCAATCACGTAACTGAATACAGCACAGAGGTCACCCACGACACAAAGGACTACCACCTCGTTGGAGTGGATCCCAATACCGGTATCTCATATCCATTCAATGAAGAATGGTTgaaaaacacacaaaatagcCCCACAAAGGTAAAGAACGTGCAGATAATTGGTGAAGTACCCAGTATAACTGATTGGCGGAAGCCCAACAAATGGCCTCCTGCAAGCAACAGATGA